The following proteins are co-located in the Mesorhizobium sp. M1E.F.Ca.ET.045.02.1.1 genome:
- a CDS encoding cell division protein ZapA, which translates to MAQVTVSIDGKQYRMACDEGQEEHLIDLAERFDRYVMHLKDSFGEIGDQRLTVMAGIMVMDELSELNKRVKGMESEVLTLRKTRDEALTKADKSDSVLTTALGALAQRMEDLATTLAVKKA; encoded by the coding sequence ATGGCACAGGTGACGGTTTCCATCGACGGCAAGCAGTACCGGATGGCTTGTGACGAAGGCCAGGAAGAGCATCTGATCGATCTCGCCGAGCGCTTCGACCGCTACGTCATGCACTTGAAGGATTCCTTCGGTGAGATCGGCGACCAGCGGCTGACCGTGATGGCCGGCATCATGGTGATGGACGAGCTCTCGGAGCTCAACAAGCGGGTCAAGGGCATGGAGAGCGAAGTGCTCACGCTGCGCAAGACGCGCGACGAGGCGCTGACCAAGGCCGACAAGAGCGACAGCGTGCTGACCACCGCGCTCGGCGCATTGGCGCAGCGCATGGAAGATCTCGCGACGACGCTGGCGGTGAAGAAGGCTTAA
- a CDS encoding peroxiredoxin, giving the protein MSLRINDIAPDFTAETTQGTVNFHQWIGDGWAVLFSHPKDFTPVCTTELGTMAGLEGEFRKRNVKIIGISVDPVSSHEKWHADIKTATGQTVNYPLIGDKDLKVAKLYEMLPAGAGETSEGRTPADNATVRSVYVIGPDKKIKLVLTYPMTTGRNFDEILRVIDSVQLTAKHQVATPANWKQGEDVIITAAVSNEDAIKRFGAYETVLPYLRKTKQPSAG; this is encoded by the coding sequence ATGAGCCTTCGTATCAACGATATCGCGCCGGACTTCACGGCCGAAACCACGCAAGGAACGGTGAATTTCCATCAGTGGATCGGTGACGGCTGGGCGGTGCTTTTCAGCCATCCGAAAGACTTCACGCCGGTCTGCACGACCGAGCTCGGCACGATGGCCGGGCTGGAAGGCGAGTTCAGGAAGCGGAACGTCAAGATCATCGGCATTTCGGTCGATCCGGTATCGAGCCACGAAAAGTGGCATGCCGACATCAAGACCGCGACCGGCCAAACGGTGAACTATCCGCTCATCGGCGACAAGGACCTCAAGGTCGCCAAGCTTTACGAGATGCTGCCGGCGGGCGCCGGCGAGACCTCGGAAGGCCGCACGCCGGCCGATAACGCCACCGTGCGCTCGGTCTACGTCATCGGCCCCGACAAGAAGATCAAGCTGGTGCTGACCTATCCGATGACCACGGGCCGCAACTTCGATGAGATCCTGCGCGTCATCGATTCCGTTCAACTAACGGCCAAGCACCAGGTCGCGACGCCGGCCAACTGGAAACAGGGCGAGGACGTCATCATCACCGCCGCGGTCTCCAACGAGGATGCGATCAAGCGCTTCGGTGCCTATGAGACGGTGCTGCCGTATCTGAGGAAGACCAAGCAGCCTTCGGCAGGCTGA
- the rpoH gene encoding RNA polymerase sigma factor RpoH encodes MAQSLPSIVSGEGGLARYLEEIRRFPMLQPQEEYMLAKRYAEHEDTSAAHKLVTSHLRLVAKIAMGYRGYGLPIGEVISEGNVGLMQAVKKFEPERGFRLATYAMWWIKASIQEYILRSWSLVKMGTTANQKRLFFNLRKVKGRIQALDDGDLKPDQIAEIATRLNVSEAEVVSMNRRLSGDASLNAPIRASEGESGEWQDWLVDDHESQEEMLIEQDELESRRAMLSGALSVLNERERRIFEARRLAEEPLTLEELSAEFDISRERVRQIEVRAFEKVQDAVKAAAKRQSQALRTIEAQPAA; translated from the coding sequence ATGGCCCAGTCATTACCCAGTATCGTTTCCGGTGAAGGCGGTCTCGCCCGTTATCTGGAAGAAATCCGCCGCTTTCCGATGCTGCAGCCGCAGGAAGAGTACATGCTCGCCAAGCGTTATGCCGAGCATGAGGACACTTCGGCTGCGCACAAGCTCGTCACCAGCCATCTGAGGCTCGTCGCCAAGATTGCCATGGGCTATCGCGGCTACGGCCTGCCGATCGGCGAAGTGATCTCGGAAGGCAATGTCGGCCTCATGCAGGCTGTGAAGAAATTCGAACCGGAGCGCGGCTTCCGGCTCGCTACCTATGCCATGTGGTGGATCAAGGCCTCGATCCAGGAATACATCCTGCGCTCGTGGAGCCTGGTCAAAATGGGCACCACCGCCAACCAGAAGCGCCTGTTCTTCAACCTGCGCAAGGTGAAGGGCAGAATCCAGGCGCTCGACGACGGCGACCTCAAGCCCGACCAGATCGCTGAGATCGCCACGCGCCTCAACGTGTCCGAGGCCGAAGTGGTGTCGATGAACCGCCGCCTGTCGGGCGACGCTTCGCTCAACGCCCCGATCAGGGCGAGCGAGGGTGAGTCCGGCGAATGGCAGGACTGGCTGGTCGACGACCACGAAAGCCAGGAAGAAATGCTGATCGAGCAGGACGAGCTGGAAAGCCGGCGCGCCATGCTGTCGGGCGCCCTGTCGGTGCTCAACGAGCGCGAGCGGCGCATCTTCGAGGCGCGTCGCCTGGCCGAAGAGCCGCTGACGCTGGAAGAGCTGTCGGCCGAGTTCGACATCAGCCGCGAGCGCGTGCGCCAGATCGAGGTGCGCGCCTTCGAGAAGGTGCAGGACGCGGTCAAGGCCGCCGCCAAGCGCCAGAGCCAGGCTCTGCGCACCATCGAAGCGCAGCCGGCGGCTTAA
- a CDS encoding RluA family pseudouridine synthase, translating into MELEAGAEAAGQRLDQWLAAKLGPDISRSRVQMLIKQGAVSIAGRPVEETKRKMAAGERVSVVMPEPEPAEPQGEAIQLDILYEDDELIVINKPAGLVVHPGAGNWTGTLVNALIHHCGDSLSGIGGVKRPGIVHRLDKETSGVMVAAKTDRAHKALSEAFADHGLTGDLQRAYLALVWGIPQRPAGTVDAPLGRAADRVRRAVVPEGRDDARHAVTHFTVVERFGEGQKAFTTASLVECRLETGRTHQIRVHMAHIGHPVIGDPDYGQAFRTKANRLPEPLKREVNAFSRQALHAWLLEFRHPTTHVTMRFEAPMPRDMEELVCGFRKL; encoded by the coding sequence ATGGAATTGGAAGCCGGCGCGGAAGCCGCAGGGCAGCGCCTCGACCAGTGGCTGGCCGCGAAGCTCGGTCCCGACATTTCACGCAGCCGCGTGCAGATGCTGATCAAACAGGGCGCGGTCTCGATCGCCGGCAGACCGGTCGAGGAGACCAAACGCAAGATGGCCGCCGGCGAGCGTGTCTCGGTCGTCATGCCGGAGCCGGAGCCGGCCGAGCCGCAGGGCGAGGCGATCCAGCTCGACATCCTTTACGAGGACGACGAGCTGATCGTCATCAACAAGCCGGCGGGGCTGGTCGTCCACCCCGGCGCCGGCAACTGGACCGGCACGCTGGTCAACGCGTTGATCCATCATTGCGGCGACAGCCTTTCCGGCATCGGCGGCGTCAAGCGGCCGGGCATCGTGCACCGGCTGGACAAGGAAACCAGCGGCGTCATGGTCGCGGCCAAGACCGACCGCGCCCACAAGGCGCTGTCGGAGGCCTTCGCCGACCATGGCCTGACCGGTGACCTCCAACGCGCCTATCTGGCGCTGGTCTGGGGCATTCCGCAGCGGCCGGCCGGCACCGTCGACGCCCCGCTCGGCCGCGCCGCTGACCGGGTCCGCCGCGCCGTGGTTCCCGAAGGCCGCGACGACGCCCGCCACGCCGTCACCCATTTCACCGTGGTCGAGCGCTTCGGCGAGGGCCAGAAGGCCTTCACCACCGCCAGCCTGGTCGAATGCCGGCTGGAGACCGGCCGCACCCACCAGATCAGGGTCCACATGGCGCATATCGGCCATCCCGTGATCGGCGATCCGGACTACGGCCAGGCCTTCCGGACCAAGGCCAACCGGCTGCCGGAACCGCTGAAAAGAGAGGTCAATGCATTTTCCAGGCAGGCGCTCCACGCCTGGCTCCTTGAATTTCGGCATCCGACCACCCATGTAACGATGAGGTTCGAGGCGCCGATGCCGAGGGATATGGAGGAACTCGTCTGCGGTTTCCGCAAGCTCTGA
- a CDS encoding DUF4164 domain-containing protein, which yields MTGETTLKEVIARLGKAMEGLESAVAARLEHERDYSEAEAEVQRMNADRSRLAQELDNSEARAERLEDANKEVSRRLVTAMETIRAVLDR from the coding sequence ATGACCGGGGAAACGACCCTTAAAGAAGTCATCGCCAGGCTCGGCAAGGCCATGGAAGGGCTGGAAAGCGCCGTGGCGGCGCGGCTCGAGCATGAGCGCGACTATTCCGAGGCCGAGGCCGAGGTGCAGCGCATGAATGCCGACCGCTCGCGGCTGGCGCAGGAGCTCGACAATTCCGAAGCCCGCGCCGAACGGCTGGAAGATGCCAACAAGGAAGTGTCGCGCCGGCTGGTGACCGCCATGGAAACCATCCGCGCTGTACTCGACAGGTAG